The following proteins are co-located in the Clostridiales bacterium genome:
- a CDS encoding amino acid permease — MAKFLLYKRGVINILIFQEDNRMEEKQVGQGQLKRNLKQRHLTMIAIGGSIGTALFLSTGYALNQAGPGGLVAAYLFVAVMIYFIIMSLGEMATYLPCAGSFQTYSSLYVSPSFGFSIGWCYWFSWAVVVGIEVVASALIMKYWFPDVPSWIWSIIFVVIVLGLNLMSAKAYGEAEFWFASIKVIAVVSFLIVGIGMMTGVMGGEGPIGFSNFVGSEGGLFPKGISAALVVSFTAVFCYLGTEIVGIAAGEGENPEKTIPKAVKTVFVRIAIFYIGSTFMVAALIPWQEGTVEISPFTLVFSKIGIPAAATLMNFVVLTSTLSCANAGLYASSRMVFAMAKEGKAPKIFANVNKRGVPVPALILTGCMGGAAFLSKFISPDKVYVLLVSASAITVLFAWIGICVSHINFRKQLVKRGFDLTNLKFKAPFYPVGSYIAAILCIIVIIAQFFDDTARLTAVLGVPMFFILWIVGKYKEKKGTLWVPSEESIRAQSISGDRLEKSA; from the coding sequence ATGGCAAAGTTCTTGCTCTATAAAAGAGGCGTAATCAATATCTTAATTTTTCAGGAGGATAATAGGATGGAAGAAAAGCAAGTTGGTCAGGGTCAGTTGAAACGAAACTTGAAGCAGAGGCACCTGACCATGATTGCCATCGGCGGATCGATTGGAACAGCATTGTTTCTGTCTACCGGTTATGCATTAAATCAAGCAGGACCCGGCGGTCTTGTTGCCGCCTATCTGTTCGTGGCAGTAATGATCTATTTTATCATTATGAGTCTCGGAGAAATGGCGACCTATCTGCCATGTGCAGGTTCCTTTCAAACATACAGTAGCCTGTATGTCAGCCCCTCTTTTGGATTTTCCATTGGTTGGTGTTACTGGTTCAGTTGGGCTGTGGTTGTAGGAATTGAAGTCGTAGCTTCGGCACTCATTATGAAATACTGGTTCCCCGATGTCCCGAGCTGGATTTGGAGTATCATTTTTGTTGTTATTGTTCTGGGGCTGAATTTGATGTCTGCAAAAGCTTATGGAGAAGCGGAATTTTGGTTTGCATCCATCAAAGTTATCGCAGTTGTGTCCTTTCTGATTGTTGGCATTGGAATGATGACCGGCGTAATGGGAGGAGAAGGCCCAATTGGATTCTCAAACTTTGTGGGCTCTGAAGGCGGACTGTTCCCCAAAGGAATCAGCGCAGCACTGGTTGTTTCCTTTACAGCAGTATTTTGCTACCTAGGTACTGAAATTGTTGGAATTGCAGCCGGAGAAGGTGAAAATCCAGAAAAGACGATCCCCAAAGCAGTCAAGACAGTGTTCGTTCGTATTGCAATCTTTTATATAGGTTCAACCTTCATGGTTGCAGCGTTAATTCCGTGGCAAGAGGGAACCGTGGAAATCAGTCCATTCACTCTTGTGTTTTCAAAGATTGGCATTCCTGCAGCGGCAACGTTAATGAACTTTGTTGTACTGACCTCAACGCTGTCCTGTGCCAATGCAGGTTTATACGCATCCAGCCGAATGGTATTTGCTATGGCTAAGGAGGGAAAAGCACCGAAGATCTTCGCAAACGTCAATAAGAGAGGCGTCCCGGTGCCTGCACTTATCCTTACGGGATGTATGGGCGGCGCAGCATTCCTGAGCAAGTTTATCAGCCCGGACAAGGTTTATGTCCTACTGGTATCTGCAAGTGCTATCACGGTACTATTTGCCTGGATCGGCATCTGTGTGAGCCATATCAACTTCAGAAAGCAGCTTGTGAAAAGAGGCTTCGACCTTACGAATTTGAAGTTCAAAGCTCCTTTCTATCCAGTGGGCAGCTATATCGCGGCAATTCTGTGCATCATCGTCATCATCGCTCAGTTCTTTGATGACACTGCACGGCTTACAGCAGTTCTTGGTGTGCCAATGTTCTTTATCCTTTGGATTGTAGGTAAATACAAGGAGAAGAAAGGAACTTTGTGGGTTCCTTCGGAAGAATCCATCAGAGCACAGAGCATCAGCGGTGATCGCCTTGAAAAAAGTGCATAA